From the genome of Campylobacter concisus, one region includes:
- a CDS encoding type II toxin-antitoxin system RelE family toxin codes for MAYKIRFSDYAKEKFNELDGSIKKPIQKFLDRLEESDDPRSSGKGLTENLSGLWRYRVKNYRLICFIQDEELIVLFLDISKRDEVYTDRNVKSILKNVPTK; via the coding sequence ATGGCTTATAAGATACGATTTAGCGATTATGCCAAAGAGAAGTTTAATGAACTTGACGGCTCAATAAAAAAACCAATTCAAAAGTTTCTTGATCGGCTCGAGGAAAGTGATGATCCTCGCAGTAGTGGAAAAGGATTAACTGAGAATTTGAGTGGATTATGGAGATATAGAGTAAAAAACTATCGTTTAATATGTTTTATACAAGACGAAGAGCTTATAGTACTTTTTCTCGACATAAGTAAAAGAGATGAAGTTTATACAGATAGGAATGTCAAAAGTATTTTAAAGAACGTGCCAACGAAATAA
- a CDS encoding toprim domain-containing protein, whose amino-acid sequence MNKENLVELPLDEILKNNGYFEKREKSSQNYKTLTNNNSDTIIITRKSNGHYLYFNPSDDNDRGNIYNFAKNRGVSIKDLIDENIINDVKTLKINTKEIIKQKENDSIIVEKFKKLNKIDENSFLTSKRKIKSDILIKFSSLKQDEKFKNAIVPTYTLSVLELSSGKREFLKQTGYISYLSKPLTQDQQGKAYAKPIKQLCNGIKGLEILKADEAHKNPKDFKNIVICESMIDTLSYCEIKDVNLKETLLCSTNGQISATQKEVIKALTKLAPNAGVVLGFDNDERGKEFTKAILEIVPNARSAKPILKDFNDDLVAGTALGISSNKINLDSITKPLKEFSRQVEYLSKKYDFLEPDAKKSRIKDLYALNIEKFREIEPKIKTLQGMRESYKRFNLINAKIEKDYERSSKIR is encoded by the coding sequence ATGAACAAAGAAAATTTAGTCGAACTCCCACTAGATGAAATTTTAAAGAATAATGGCTACTTTGAAAAACGAGAGAAAAGTAGCCAAAATTACAAGACACTCACAAACAACAACTCCGATACAATTATCATAACGAGAAAAAGCAACGGACACTATTTATACTTTAACCCAAGCGATGATAATGATAGAGGAAATATTTATAATTTCGCCAAAAATCGTGGTGTTTCAATAAAAGATTTAATAGATGAAAATATAATAAACGATGTAAAGACGTTAAAAATCAATACTAAAGAAATAATAAAACAAAAAGAAAATGATAGTATTATAGTAGAAAAATTTAAAAAATTAAATAAGATAGATGAAAACTCATTTTTGACTAGCAAAAGAAAAATTAAAAGTGATATCCTGATAAAATTTAGTAGCCTCAAGCAGGATGAAAAATTTAAGAATGCAATAGTGCCAACATATACATTAAGTGTATTGGAACTAAGCAGTGGCAAAAGAGAATTTCTAAAGCAGACAGGGTATATAAGCTATTTATCAAAGCCTTTAACGCAGGATCAGCAAGGAAAGGCATACGCTAAGCCAATAAAACAGCTCTGCAATGGAATAAAGGGGCTTGAAATACTCAAGGCAGACGAAGCACACAAGAATCCAAAGGATTTTAAAAATATTGTAATCTGTGAGAGCATGATAGATACATTATCATATTGTGAAATAAAAGACGTAAATTTAAAAGAAACACTCCTATGCTCAACAAATGGTCAAATATCGGCAACGCAAAAGGAAGTCATAAAAGCATTGACAAAGCTGGCACCAAATGCAGGAGTTGTACTAGGATTTGATAATGACGAACGTGGCAAAGAATTTACAAAAGCGATACTAGAAATAGTACCAAATGCGAGATCAGCCAAACCAATCCTAAAGGACTTTAATGATGATTTGGTAGCAGGCACAGCATTAGGTATAAGTAGTAATAAAATTAATCTCGACAGCATAACAAAGCCTTTAAAGGAGTTTTCTCGGCAAGTTGAGTATTTGTCAAAGAAATACGACTTTCTCGAGCCAGATGCTAAGAAAAGTAGAATAAAAGACCTATACGCCCTTAATATTGAAAAATTTAGAGAAATAGAACCAAAGATCAAGACATTGCAGGGAATGAGAGAAAGCTATAAGCGATTTAACTTGATAAATGCAAAAATTGAAAAAGACTACGAAAGATCATCTAAGATACGATAA
- a CDS encoding TrbM/KikA/MpfK family conjugal transfer protein, with amino-acid sequence MKKIVLSIVAITMFAGSAVAQEITGDAKLACEALLCLSSPTRPSECAPALKKYFSITDKKPHKQAKKRENFLKLCPKQ; translated from the coding sequence ATGAAAAAAATAGTTTTAAGTATTGTTGCCATAACAATGTTTGCAGGTAGTGCAGTAGCACAGGAAATAACAGGAGATGCAAAGCTAGCATGCGAAGCATTATTATGCCTATCGAGCCCAACAAGACCAAGCGAATGTGCTCCAGCACTTAAAAAATATTTTTCGATAACAGACAAAAAACCACACAAACAAGCAAAGAAGCGTGAGAACTTTTTAAAATTATGTCCTAAACAATGA
- a CDS encoding type IV secretion system protein has translation MKRMIISVAVASSLFLSSVNASGIPTIDVAAIAQQVMEYTQTLKDYAEQIKQYEQMVKDTLNFEKQMQELGVDMNSVYEILGDAQSLISQMQSIYEDVKNLPQDIMGDIARVKTACSFLEQNSQFFSHTVKTSSNKIKDKANRCIFALQNGANISKSIEELTQKMNKAVDPIERANYQAQISNIKNAERFLQERDNIEKTNNLLKFQDVFYNADKDNRFSRAKMQDDLKSLAKQLNKANNQKQAQALTNSILLKILENMQQQYELNINYTSAMASSRQAMKDNSARDLTPDSFNQKVVEYKRNDAIFDPETKQMPKDELGLPKFVFFK, from the coding sequence ATGAAAAGAATGATTATATCAGTTGCCGTAGCATCTTCACTATTTTTAAGTAGTGTTAATGCTAGTGGTATACCAACTATTGACGTAGCCGCGATAGCCCAACAAGTTATGGAATACACGCAAACACTGAAAGACTACGCAGAACAGATCAAACAATACGAGCAGATGGTAAAAGATACACTAAATTTCGAGAAACAAATGCAAGAGCTTGGTGTAGATATGAACAGCGTTTATGAGATATTAGGCGATGCACAAAGTTTAATATCGCAAATGCAAAGTATATACGAAGATGTAAAAAATTTACCACAAGACATAATGGGGGATATAGCAAGAGTTAAAACAGCCTGCTCATTCTTAGAGCAAAATAGCCAATTTTTTAGTCATACTGTAAAAACGTCAAGCAATAAAATAAAGGACAAAGCAAATAGGTGCATTTTTGCTTTGCAAAATGGAGCAAATATAAGCAAGAGTATAGAAGAATTAACCCAAAAAATGAATAAGGCAGTTGACCCAATAGAACGAGCAAACTATCAGGCACAGATCAGCAATATTAAAAATGCGGAAAGGTTTTTACAAGAGAGAGATAATATAGAGAAAACAAACAATCTTCTAAAATTTCAAGACGTTTTTTATAATGCTGACAAAGATAACAGATTTTCTAGAGCAAAGATGCAAGATGATTTAAAAAGTCTAGCAAAACAACTAAATAAAGCTAATAATCAAAAGCAGGCTCAAGCATTAACAAATTCTATACTGCTTAAAATTTTAGAAAATATGCAACAGCAATATGAGCTAAATATCAATTACACCAGCGCAATGGCATCGAGCAGACAAGCCATGAAAGACAATAGTGCTAGAGACTTAACGCCAGATAGCTTTAACCAAAAAGTTGTTGAATATAAGCGAAATGATGCAATATTTGACCCAGAAACAAAACAAATGCCAAAAGATGAGCTAGGGCTTCCAAAATTTGTATTTTTTAAATAA